Within Gemmatimonadota bacterium, the genomic segment CTCCGCCTCATGGAACACGCGGGACTGCGCCCCCTCGATCACCTCTTCCGTCACCTCCTCGCCGCGGTGCGCGGGGAGGCAGTGCAGGAAGATGGCGCGCGGGTCGGCGATCCGCAGGAGCTCGGCATCCACGCAGAATTCGCGAAACGCGCGCTGGCGCGCCTCGACTTCCGCTTCCTGGCCCATGGATGCCCAGACATCGGTATTCACGACTTCGGCTCCCTCGACCGCTTCGCGCGGGTCGTGAGTCAGATGCACATTGGCGGCGCCGCGCGCTCGCTCGAAAATCCCGCGGTCCGGCTCGTAACCGGGCGGGCAGGCCAGGCGCAGTTCGAGGCCGAAGCGGTAAGCTGCGTTGAGCCAGGAATTGGCCATGTTGTTGCCGTCGCCCACCCACGCCACCTTGCGGCCGGTGAGGTCCGGGCCGAAGGCATCCTGCACGGTCATTACATCGGCCAGCACCTGGCAGGGGTGAAGCAGGTCGGTGAGCCCGTTGATGACCGGCACATCCGCGTAATGCGCCAACTCCTGCACGTCGCGGTGATCGAAGGTGCGGATCAGGATGCCATCAACGTAGCGGGCGAGGACGCGGGCCGTGTCGCGGAGCGGCTCGCCCCGCCCGATCTGAATGTCGCGGGACGAGAGGAACAGTGCGTGGCCGCCGAGCTGGTAGGTGCCAACCTCGAAGGAGACGCGCGTGCGCGTCGAGCTCTTCTCGAAGATCATGGCCAGGCTCTTCCCGGCCAGCGGCTGGCCGCGGTACTCGCCGCGGCGGAGCCGGCGCGCCAGCTCGAGCAGCTCGTACAGCTCGTCGGCGGAAAAGTCGGGGATCTCGAGAAAGTCTCGCTTCTCGCGCATAGGCTCCCGAGGTGGCGCAACGCCTGAAACGGGGCGGGAAACTACCCCACCCGGCAGAGAGGGGGCAAGTCTTGCACCAGCGCCGGGGCGGAGCGGGAGTGCTACAGGATGTAGCGCCGCAGGTCCTCGTCCTCGACAATGCCGCGCAGGCGTTGCTGCACACTGGCCGCGTCGATCCGGATGCGTTCGGTGGACCCGGCAGGCAGGTCGAAGAGGATGTCCTCGAGCAGCGTGGTGAGCACGGTGTGCAGGCGCCGGGCGCCGATGTTTTCCATGCGCTCGTTGACCTCCCCCGCAAGGCGCGCGATCTCGCGGATGCCGTCCTCCGTGAACTCGAGCGAGACACCCTCCGTGCCGATCAGCGCTTCGTACTGCCGGAGCAACGCATTCTTCGGCTCCCGCAGGATGCGGACGAAGTCCCCCTCCGAGAGAGGGCTGAGCTCGACGCGGATCGGGAAGCGCCCCTGCAGCTCGGGGATCAGGTCACTGGGCTTTGAGACGTGGAACGCGCCCGCTGCGATGAAGAGGATATGCTCGGTGCGGACCGCGCCGTATTTCGTCTGGACGGTGCTCCCCTCGACGACGGGCAGCAAGTCCCGCTGCACCCCTTCCCGGCTCACGTCCGGCCCCACGCCACCGCGCGCGCCCGCGATCTTGTCGATCTCGTCGAGGAAGATGATGCCCATGTCCTCGGTCCGCTCGAGCGCCTCATTCACCACCTCATCCATGTCCACGAGCTTGTCCAGCTCGTCCTGCAGCAGGATACGGCGCGCGTCCGCCACGGCTACGGTGCGGCGCTTCTTCCGCTTGGGCAGCATGTCCTGGAGCATCTCGGCAAAGTTGAAGTCCATGCTCTCGAAGCCGCCCATGGGCACCATCATGTTCTCGATAGGCGGCGCGTGCTGGACTTCCACCTCGACCATGCGCTCCTCCAGCTTACCATCCTGAAGCAGGCCGCGCAGCTTTTCGCGCGTACGCTCCCGCCGCGCGCGAACCCGGTCGCGCTCTGCTTCACGCGCCGCCGGCGC encodes:
- the argF gene encoding ornithine carbamoyltransferase; its protein translation is MREKRDFLEIPDFSADELYELLELARRLRRGEYRGQPLAGKSLAMIFEKSSTRTRVSFEVGTYQLGGHALFLSSRDIQIGRGEPLRDTARVLARYVDGILIRTFDHRDVQELAHYADVPVINGLTDLLHPCQVLADVMTVQDAFGPDLTGRKVAWVGDGNNMANSWLNAAYRFGLELRLACPPGYEPDRGIFERARGAANVHLTHDPREAVEGAEVVNTDVWASMGQEAEVEARQRAFREFCVDAELLRIADPRAIFLHCLPAHRGEEVTEEVIEGAQSRVFHEAENRLHVQKALLVRLMGA
- the hslU gene encoding ATP-dependent protease ATPase subunit HslU; this translates as MDVAPELEAPAEPAWLDELTPREIVAELDKYIVGQEPAKKAVAIALRNRWRRQRVEEELRDEIMPNNIIMIGPTGVGKTEIARRLARLAGAPFVKVEAAKFTEVGYVGRDVESMVRDLVDVAVNMVRDEREAEVEAMAQQRAEERLLDLLLPPVPAALDGGAPAAQQPSHAGASGVNLVVSPEDEAEPQPAPAAREAERDRVRARRERTREKLRGLLQDGKLEERMVEVEVQHAPPIENMMVPMGGFESMDFNFAEMLQDMLPKRKKRRTVAVADARRILLQDELDKLVDMDEVVNEALERTEDMGIIFLDEIDKIAGARGGVGPDVSREGVQRDLLPVVEGSTVQTKYGAVRTEHILFIAAGAFHVSKPSDLIPELQGRFPIRVELSPLSEGDFVRILREPKNALLRQYEALIGTEGVSLEFTEDGIREIARLAGEVNERMENIGARRLHTVLTTLLEDILFDLPAGSTERIRIDAASVQQRLRGIVEDEDLRRYIL